A portion of the Streptomyces sp. NBC_00376 genome contains these proteins:
- a CDS encoding single-stranded DNA-binding protein has product MNDTLVTLVGNAATGVEFRETATGGMARFRFAVTPRRWDREKQLWTDGHTSFYTVWAWRTLALNLSGSVSVGEPLVVHGRLKVREEEREGQRRTFVDIEAVAVGHDLTRGTAAFRRVMRAEPALTARVGSVDGAGSGAGTPAKPEDVAGPGGPDGFGGPDGSRRGRSTDRQKAAKELASVP; this is encoded by the coding sequence ATGAACGACACCTTGGTGACATTGGTGGGCAACGCGGCTACGGGCGTGGAGTTCCGGGAGACCGCGACCGGCGGAATGGCGCGATTCCGGTTCGCGGTGACGCCGCGCCGCTGGGACCGCGAGAAACAGCTCTGGACGGACGGGCACACCAGCTTTTACACGGTGTGGGCCTGGCGGACTCTGGCCTTGAATCTGTCCGGTTCCGTTTCCGTCGGGGAACCACTCGTCGTGCACGGCCGGCTGAAGGTGCGCGAGGAGGAACGGGAGGGGCAGCGCAGGACGTTCGTGGACATCGAGGCGGTCGCGGTGGGCCACGATCTGACGCGGGGGACGGCGGCGTTCCGGCGGGTGATGAGGGCTGAACCCGCGCTGACGGCACGGGTGGGGAGTGTGGACGGGGCGGGGTCGGGAGCGGGGACGCCGGCGAAACCGGAGGACGTCGCCGGGCCGGGCGGCCCCGACGGGTTCGGGGGACCGGACGGCTCCCGGCGCGGACGGTCGACGGACCGTCAGAAGGCTGCGAAAGAGCTCGCGTCGGTGCCGTGA
- the ettA gene encoding energy-dependent translational throttle protein EttA: MAEYIYTMRKTRKAHGDKVILDDVTLSFLPGAKIGVVGPNGAGKSTVLKIMAGLEQPSNGDAFLSPGFSVGILMQEPHLDETKTVLENVQDGAAEVMGKLKRFNEVAELMATDYSDALMDEMGKLQEDLDHANAWDLDAQLEQAMDALGCPPGDWPVVNLSGGEKRRVALCKLLIEAPDLLLLDEPTNHLDAESVNWLEQHLSKYSGAVVAVTHDRYFLNNVAEWILELDRGRAIPYEGNYSTYLDKKAARLKVEGRKDEKRAKRLKEELEWVRSNAKGRQTKSKARLARYEEMAAEADKMRKLDFEEIQIPPGPRLGSIVVEVENLSKAFGDKVLIDDLSFTLPRNGIVGVIGPNGAGKTTLFKMIQGLETPDSGSVKIGDTVKISYVDQSRANIDPKKTLWAVVSDELDYINVGQVEMPSRAYVSAFGFKGPDQQKPAGVLSGGERNRLNLALTLKEGGNLLLLDEPTNDLDVETLSSLENALLEFPGAAVVISHDRWFLDRVATHILAYEGDSKWYWFEGNFESYEKNKVERLGADAARPHRATYKKLTRG; encoded by the coding sequence TTGGCTGAGTACATCTACACCATGCGCAAGACGCGCAAGGCGCACGGCGACAAGGTGATCCTTGACGACGTCACGCTGAGCTTCCTGCCCGGGGCGAAGATCGGTGTGGTGGGTCCCAACGGCGCCGGTAAGTCCACGGTGCTGAAGATCATGGCGGGCCTGGAGCAGCCGTCCAACGGTGACGCGTTCCTGTCGCCCGGTTTCAGCGTCGGCATCCTCATGCAGGAGCCGCACCTCGACGAGACCAAGACCGTCCTGGAGAACGTCCAGGACGGCGCCGCCGAGGTCATGGGCAAGCTCAAGCGCTTCAACGAGGTCGCCGAGCTTATGGCGACCGACTACTCCGACGCGCTCATGGACGAGATGGGCAAGCTCCAGGAGGACCTGGACCACGCCAACGCGTGGGACCTGGACGCCCAGCTGGAGCAGGCCATGGACGCCCTGGGCTGCCCGCCCGGCGACTGGCCGGTCGTCAACCTCTCCGGTGGCGAGAAGCGCCGCGTCGCGCTCTGCAAGCTGCTGATCGAGGCCCCCGACCTGCTGCTCCTCGACGAGCCCACCAACCACCTCGACGCCGAGTCGGTCAACTGGCTGGAGCAGCACCTCTCGAAGTACTCCGGCGCCGTCGTCGCCGTCACGCACGACCGGTACTTCCTGAACAACGTCGCCGAGTGGATCCTCGAACTCGACCGCGGCCGTGCCATCCCCTACGAGGGCAACTACTCCACGTACCTCGACAAGAAGGCCGCCCGCCTCAAGGTCGAGGGCCGCAAGGACGAGAAGCGCGCCAAGCGGCTCAAGGAAGAGCTGGAGTGGGTCCGCTCCAACGCCAAGGGCCGGCAGACCAAGTCCAAGGCCCGACTCGCCCGTTACGAGGAGATGGCGGCCGAGGCGGACAAGATGCGGAAGCTGGACTTCGAGGAGATCCAGATCCCGCCGGGCCCGCGGCTCGGTTCCATCGTCGTCGAGGTCGAGAACCTTTCGAAGGCCTTCGGCGACAAGGTCCTCATCGACGACCTGTCGTTCACGCTGCCGCGCAACGGCATCGTCGGCGTCATCGGTCCGAACGGCGCGGGCAAGACCACGCTGTTCAAGATGATCCAGGGCCTGGAGACCCCCGACAGCGGCTCGGTCAAGATCGGTGACACGGTCAAGATCTCCTACGTCGACCAGTCCCGCGCCAACATCGACCCGAAGAAGACCCTCTGGGCCGTCGTCTCGGACGAGCTGGACTACATCAACGTCGGCCAGGTCGAGATGCCCTCGCGGGCGTACGTCTCCGCGTTCGGCTTCAAGGGCCCGGACCAGCAGAAGCCGGCCGGGGTCCTCTCCGGTGGTGAGCGCAACCGCCTCAACCTGGCGCTGACGCTCAAGGAGGGCGGCAACCTGCTGCTCCTCGACGAGCCCACCAACGACCTCGACGTCGAGACCCTGTCCTCGCTGGAGAACGCGCTCCTGGAGTTCCCGGGCGCCGCAGTGGTCATCTCCCACGACCGCTGGTTCCTGGACCGCGTCGCCACGCACATCCTGGCGTACGAGGGCGACTCCAAGTGGTACTGGTTCGAGGGCAACTTCGAGTCGTACGAGAAGAACAAGGTCGAGCGACTCGGTGCGGACGCGGCCCGCCCGCACCGTGCCACGTACAAGAAGCTCACGCGAGGCTGA
- a CDS encoding LAETG motif-containing sortase-dependent surface protein, with the protein MFSASSATASSSSGTTANSPRRRGIARLAASVVASGLVMAGALVGAGGAVADEAPQHQGGAAAVLDGLKTFDRAVLHTGGKDQQLPAGVFEMTVDGGGKLKTYCIDIHNPTQDQAKYLETPWNQTSLGSNKNAGKIRWILEHSYPQVDDLAALAKEAGTGPLTEKTAAAGTQVAIWRYSDNVKVDATDGQAEKLADWLEKNAVDQAEPKASLALDPAAVSGKSGERLGPVTVHTNAGQVSVTPPADAATGVKVTDKAGKPVTAAANGAELYFDVPEGTADGSASLTVQATTSVPVGRAFAGVTKSQTMILAGSSESTVSATATGTWAKKGAIPAVTAKKNCAKGGVDVTASNTGDEAFTFELAGVKHTIEAGKSETVTVPVAEDQAYDFTITGPGGFSKTFKGVLDCKTSGSAAGGTDTQTGGDKPAPATSGGSSTTGGSGDLAETGGSSATPVIAGVAIALVVVGGGAVFLLRKRKTQTSAQ; encoded by the coding sequence GTGTTTTCTGCTTCTTCAGCGACCGCTTCGTCGTCCTCGGGGACGACGGCCAATTCTCCGAGGCGGCGCGGCATAGCCCGGCTGGCCGCATCGGTGGTGGCATCCGGTCTGGTCATGGCAGGCGCCCTCGTCGGCGCGGGCGGCGCGGTCGCCGACGAGGCACCGCAGCATCAGGGCGGCGCGGCCGCGGTGCTGGACGGGTTGAAGACCTTCGACCGCGCCGTGCTGCACACGGGCGGCAAGGACCAGCAGCTGCCCGCCGGCGTCTTCGAGATGACCGTCGACGGCGGCGGCAAGCTCAAGACGTACTGCATCGACATCCACAACCCCACCCAGGACCAGGCGAAGTACCTGGAGACCCCCTGGAACCAGACCTCGCTCGGCAGCAACAAGAACGCCGGCAAGATCCGCTGGATCCTGGAGCACTCCTACCCGCAGGTCGACGACCTCGCGGCGCTCGCCAAGGAGGCCGGCACCGGTCCGCTCACCGAGAAGACCGCGGCGGCGGGCACCCAGGTCGCCATCTGGCGCTACTCGGACAACGTGAAGGTCGACGCGACCGACGGCCAGGCCGAGAAGCTGGCCGACTGGCTGGAGAAGAACGCCGTCGACCAGGCCGAGCCCAAGGCGTCCCTCGCCCTGGACCCGGCCGCGGTCTCCGGCAAGTCCGGTGAGCGGCTCGGCCCGGTCACCGTCCACACCAACGCCGGCCAGGTCTCCGTGACCCCGCCCGCCGACGCCGCCACCGGCGTCAAGGTCACCGACAAGGCCGGCAAGCCCGTCACCGCCGCGGCCAACGGCGCCGAGCTCTACTTCGACGTGCCCGAGGGCACCGCCGACGGCTCCGCCTCGCTGACGGTCCAGGCCACCACCTCGGTGCCGGTCGGCCGCGCGTTCGCCGGTGTCACCAAGAGCCAGACCATGATCCTGGCCGGCTCCAGCGAGTCCACGGTCTCCGCGACCGCCACCGGCACCTGGGCCAAGAAGGGCGCCATCCCGGCCGTCACGGCGAAGAAGAACTGCGCCAAGGGCGGCGTGGACGTCACCGCCTCCAACACGGGCGACGAGGCCTTCACCTTCGAGCTGGCCGGTGTGAAGCACACCATCGAGGCGGGCAAGTCCGAGACGGTCACCGTCCCGGTCGCCGAGGACCAGGCCTACGACTTCACGATCACCGGCCCCGGCGGCTTCTCCAAGACGTTCAAGGGTGTCCTGGACTGCAAGACCAGCGGCAGCGCCGCCGGTGGCACCGACACCCAGACCGGCGGCGACAAGCCCGCTCCGGCCACGTCCGGCGGCAGCTCCACCACCGGCGGCTCGGGTGACCTCGCCGAGACCGGTGGCTCCAGCGCCACCCCGGTCATCGCGGGCGTCGCGATCGCCCTCGTCGTCGTCGGCGGCGGCGCGGTCTTCCTCCTCCGCAAGCGGAAGACGCAGACCTCCGCACAGTGA
- a CDS encoding YfjP family GTPase yields MTAVTDEGTAPAGSPAPPEDRETDGPVPVPEAGRVPEPGRVPEPGREWNDGLIARRAAAKATDPEPEPAPDDDVRPPQVEAYVPSGGPLRPRLDALRELVGLSRARLDGDTLAEAGRVLDEAAARQRLSSRHTVVAIAGATGSGKSMLFNTLAGAQISETGLRRPTTAAPIACSWTDGAAGLLDRLAIPGRLRRRPQPGGADTDEALQGLVLVDLPDHDSAATEHREQVERVLALVDAVIWVVDPEKYADAALHERYLQPLAGHAEITFVVLNQIDRLPGDAADLVLDDLRRLLDEDGMALGEHGEPGATVMSLSALTGEGVDELREVLGRFVQGRTAAARRLSADVDAAAARLRPVYVAEGRPGLGERSREEFTDRLAEAVGAAAAGQAAEREWRRNAGRACGTPWLRLWRWYESTRRPGGLERPVRPEPPEERPSSRQRVEQAVRTVADEAADGLPGPWAQAVREAAVNGADGLPEALDALAERSGAEHAPGGGAVVATGVAGACGVAHSGRVGGKPPRPKWWPAAVLAQAAMTLLQVFGGLWLVGQIVGVLEPGYFTPALVMLAGIVGGPLVEWSCAAAARGPARRYGQEAERQLREAAAACGRARVLDPVAAELVRYREVRERYAAVTEISTTGG; encoded by the coding sequence ATGACTGCCGTCACTGACGAGGGGACCGCACCGGCCGGGAGCCCCGCTCCCCCCGAGGACCGGGAGACCGACGGGCCGGTCCCGGTACCGGAGGCCGGCCGCGTGCCGGAGCCGGGCCGGGTGCCGGAGCCGGGCCGGGAATGGAACGACGGGCTCATCGCCCGGCGGGCGGCGGCCAAGGCGACGGACCCCGAACCCGAGCCCGCCCCGGACGACGACGTGCGACCGCCCCAGGTCGAGGCGTACGTGCCCTCCGGCGGCCCGCTCCGGCCCCGGCTCGACGCGCTGCGGGAACTGGTCGGACTGTCCCGGGCCCGGCTCGACGGGGACACCCTCGCCGAAGCGGGACGGGTGCTCGACGAGGCGGCGGCCCGGCAGCGGCTCTCCTCCCGGCACACCGTCGTCGCCATCGCCGGGGCCACCGGCAGCGGCAAGTCGATGCTCTTCAACACCCTCGCGGGCGCCCAGATCTCCGAGACCGGGCTGCGCAGGCCGACCACCGCCGCCCCCATCGCCTGCTCCTGGACCGACGGGGCCGCCGGACTGCTCGACCGGCTCGCCATCCCGGGACGGCTCAGGCGCAGGCCGCAGCCGGGCGGCGCGGACACCGACGAGGCTCTCCAGGGCCTCGTACTCGTCGACCTGCCCGACCACGACTCGGCGGCGACCGAACACCGGGAACAGGTCGAACGGGTCCTGGCGCTGGTCGACGCGGTGATCTGGGTCGTCGACCCGGAGAAGTACGCGGACGCGGCCCTGCACGAGCGCTACCTGCAGCCGCTCGCCGGACACGCCGAGATCACCTTCGTCGTCCTCAACCAGATCGACCGGCTGCCCGGCGACGCCGCCGACCTGGTCCTCGACGATCTGCGCCGGCTGCTCGACGAGGACGGCATGGCGCTCGGCGAGCACGGCGAACCGGGCGCCACCGTCATGTCCCTGTCCGCGCTCACCGGCGAGGGCGTCGATGAACTGCGCGAGGTGCTCGGCCGGTTCGTCCAGGGACGCACCGCGGCGGCGCGCCGGCTCTCCGCGGACGTGGACGCAGCCGCGGCCAGGCTCCGCCCGGTGTACGTGGCCGAGGGGCGGCCCGGCCTCGGCGAGCGGAGCCGTGAGGAGTTCACCGACCGGCTGGCGGAAGCCGTCGGGGCGGCCGCGGCGGGCCAGGCGGCCGAGCGCGAGTGGCGCAGGAACGCCGGACGGGCGTGCGGCACGCCATGGCTGCGGCTCTGGCGCTGGTACGAGTCAACCCGGCGGCCCGGAGGCCTGGAGCGCCCGGTGCGGCCCGAGCCCCCGGAGGAGCGGCCCTCCTCCCGGCAGCGCGTCGAGCAGGCGGTACGGACGGTGGCGGACGAGGCCGCCGACGGGCTGCCGGGCCCCTGGGCGCAGGCGGTCCGCGAGGCGGCGGTGAACGGAGCGGACGGGTTGCCGGAGGCGCTCGACGCGCTGGCGGAAAGGTCCGGCGCGGAGCACGCCCCGGGCGGTGGGGCGGTGGTGGCCACGGGCGTGGCCGGGGCCTGTGGAGTGGCGCACAGCGGCCGGGTGGGCGGGAAGCCGCCGCGGCCGAAGTGGTGGCCGGCGGCGGTTCTGGCACAGGCTGCGATGACGTTGCTGCAGGTCTTCGGCGGGCTCTGGCTGGTCGGGCAGATCGTCGGCGTGCTCGAACCGGGCTACTTCACGCCCGCCCTGGTGATGCTGGCCGGGATCGTCGGCGGGCCGCTCGTGGAGTGGTCGTGCGCGGCCGCGGCGCGTGGGCCGGCGCGACGGTACGGGCAGGAGGCCGAGCGGCAGTTGCGCGAGGCGGCGGCGGCCTGCGGGCGGGCCCGGGTGCTCGACCCGGTGGCCGCGGAGCTCGTGCGGTACCGCGAGGTGCGCGAGAGGTACGCGGCGGTGACGGAGATTTCCACAACCGGCGGGTAG
- a CDS encoding serine hydrolase domain-containing protein: protein MISRRTGLAATAAALLTAASAPTATAAPRNRPGLGDHLQEDVDAIVATGATGVLAEVQSARGRTTARAGSAAPAAGHHPVPWDAYYRIGSDTKTFTATLALQLVGEGRLALTDTVERWLPGAVRGNGNDGRRITVADLLRQTSGLNDYLAVSPDAADAFTPAGYLRSRFRTTTPEDQLRAALSRPPLWVPDAGAPAPGRRWGYSNTNYVVAGLIIERVTGNSWAREIHDRIVEPLGLRHTFTPGTSPYLPRPTATAHTWFPGRTRPTDTTLASGGGADGSVISTTHDHGVFLRALMSGRLLRPAELAAMKETVVAEDWIDAPGVRYGLGIAWRPVAGSDGGIWFHGGTHLGIVSESGVTPDGSRAATSATFTLRMGDPAQDAQDAAARRLVDRALTG from the coding sequence GTGATCAGCAGACGTACCGGCCTGGCGGCCACGGCGGCGGCCCTGCTCACCGCAGCGTCCGCCCCCACGGCGACGGCCGCACCCCGCAACCGTCCCGGGCTCGGCGACCACCTCCAGGAAGACGTGGACGCGATCGTGGCCACCGGCGCCACCGGCGTACTGGCCGAGGTCCAGAGCGCCCGCGGCCGCACCACGGCCCGCGCCGGCTCCGCCGCCCCGGCAGCCGGGCACCACCCCGTCCCCTGGGACGCCTACTACCGGATCGGCAGCGACACCAAGACCTTCACGGCCACGCTCGCCCTCCAACTGGTGGGCGAGGGACGGCTCGCGCTCACGGACACCGTCGAGCGGTGGCTGCCCGGCGCGGTCCGGGGCAACGGCAACGACGGCCGCAGGATCACGGTCGCCGACCTGCTGCGCCAGACCAGCGGCCTGAACGACTACCTGGCCGTCTCGCCCGACGCTGCCGACGCGTTCACCCCGGCCGGGTACCTCCGTTCCCGGTTTCGCACCACCACCCCCGAGGACCAGCTGAGGGCGGCCCTGAGCCGGCCGCCGCTGTGGGTGCCGGACGCCGGAGCGCCCGCCCCTGGGCGGCGCTGGGGCTACTCCAACACCAACTACGTGGTGGCGGGCCTGATCATCGAGCGGGTGACCGGCAACTCCTGGGCTCGGGAGATCCACGACCGGATCGTCGAACCCCTGGGCCTGCGCCACACCTTCACCCCGGGCACCTCCCCGTACCTGCCCCGGCCCACGGCCACCGCGCACACCTGGTTCCCCGGCCGCACCCGGCCGACCGACACGACGCTGGCCTCCGGCGGCGGGGCGGACGGCTCCGTCATCAGCACCACCCACGACCACGGGGTCTTCCTGCGCGCCCTGATGAGCGGCCGGCTGCTGCGCCCGGCCGAGCTGGCCGCGATGAAGGAGACGGTCGTGGCCGAGGACTGGATCGATGCGCCGGGAGTCCGTTACGGGCTGGGCATCGCCTGGCGCCCGGTGGCAGGGAGCGACGGCGGGATCTGGTTCCACGGCGGAACCCATCTGGGGATCGTCTCCGAGAGCGGGGTGACACCGGACGGCTCACGGGCCGCGACCAGCGCCACGTTCACCCTGCGGATGGGCGACCCGGCCCAGGACGCCCAGGACGCGGCCGCGCGGCGCCTGGTGGACAGGGCCCTGACCGGCTAG
- a CDS encoding alpha/beta hydrolase has translation MRVATPAAVGLGLTCLLAGGVPASATPATPTAPTAPTHQRLVWGPCSPQQRDLNEAGAQCTEVTVPLDYSDPGGRTIRIAVSRIKATAKHGQRRGILLSNPGGPGGAGLASTLYLRPALKDAADRYDLIGFDPRFLGESTPVACDPAAPAPAPGPVTTRREDFEQSVRSSRDTARRCQEHGDNARLLPHATSRNVARDMDVIRAALGERRLSYYGVSYGADLGAVYTQMFPRRADRVVIDSSTDPSATQYELFQRAGRPLEEALDAWAGWTARHDGTYRLGATPARVRSSVQRLLDGAERRPVTVSGVRLDAPLLRLVLRQLIQHEEYDPVLAATVRDLADAAAGRPVEPGPELAAMLELLASPELADSMLGGTFFMCGDSGWPAGGWPRNPETYWRNMEASRATQPVFGPLVNSMIAPCAFWTSTSREPATVIGNDVPVLMLQARRDNNVPYEGALALHRRLTGSRLVTADIRSHGVYGRGLDGLTSVPCADRAVNDYLRDGTLPAADLTCPRTGEDR, from the coding sequence ATGCGCGTCGCCACGCCGGCCGCCGTCGGCCTGGGCCTGACCTGTCTGCTCGCGGGCGGTGTGCCCGCATCGGCCACCCCCGCCACCCCCACCGCACCCACCGCACCCACCCATCAGCGGCTCGTCTGGGGCCCCTGCTCACCGCAGCAGCGGGACCTGAACGAGGCGGGTGCGCAGTGCACGGAGGTGACCGTCCCGCTCGACTACTCCGACCCCGGCGGGCGGACGATCCGGATCGCCGTCTCCCGGATCAAGGCCACCGCGAAGCACGGGCAGCGGCGGGGCATCCTGCTGTCGAACCCGGGCGGTCCGGGCGGCGCCGGACTCGCCAGCACCCTGTATCTGCGCCCCGCGTTGAAGGACGCCGCCGACCGCTACGACCTGATCGGCTTCGATCCCCGCTTCCTCGGCGAGTCCACCCCCGTCGCCTGCGACCCGGCCGCCCCGGCGCCCGCGCCCGGCCCGGTCACGACCCGTCGCGAGGACTTCGAGCAGTCGGTACGGTCCTCCCGCGACACCGCACGCCGCTGCCAGGAGCACGGGGACAACGCCCGGCTCCTCCCCCACGCCACGTCCCGGAACGTCGCCCGCGACATGGACGTGATCCGCGCGGCGCTGGGTGAGCGCAGACTGTCGTACTACGGCGTCTCGTACGGCGCCGATCTGGGCGCCGTCTACACCCAGATGTTCCCGCGCCGCGCCGACCGCGTCGTCATCGACTCCTCGACCGACCCGTCGGCCACCCAGTACGAACTCTTCCAGCGGGCGGGCAGACCGCTCGAAGAGGCGCTGGACGCCTGGGCCGGCTGGACCGCCCGGCACGACGGCACCTACCGGCTCGGCGCCACGCCCGCCCGTGTGCGGTCGAGCGTCCAGCGGCTGCTCGACGGGGCCGAGCGTCGCCCGGTGACCGTCTCCGGCGTCCGGCTCGACGCGCCGCTGCTGCGGCTGGTGCTGCGGCAGCTCATCCAGCACGAGGAGTACGACCCGGTGCTCGCCGCCACGGTGCGGGACCTGGCCGACGCCGCGGCGGGCAGGCCGGTCGAGCCCGGCCCGGAGCTCGCCGCCATGCTGGAGCTGCTCGCCTCGCCCGAGCTGGCGGACAGCATGCTGGGCGGCACCTTCTTCATGTGCGGCGACAGCGGCTGGCCGGCCGGCGGCTGGCCACGGAACCCGGAGACGTACTGGCGGAACATGGAGGCCAGTCGCGCCACCCAGCCCGTCTTCGGCCCGCTCGTCAACAGCATGATCGCCCCGTGCGCGTTCTGGACGAGCACGTCCCGCGAGCCGGCCACGGTGATCGGCAACGACGTACCCGTCCTGATGCTCCAGGCCCGGCGCGACAACAACGTCCCGTACGAAGGGGCATTGGCCCTGCACCGCCGCCTGACCGGCTCCCGGCTGGTGACGGCGGACATCCGCTCGCACGGGGTGTACGGGCGCGGACTCGACGGCCTCACCTCCGTCCCCTGCGCCGACCGGGCCGTCAATGACTACCTGCGCGACGGCACGCTCCCCGCCGCCGACCTGACCTGCCCGCGCACCGGGGAGGACCGGTGA
- a CDS encoding acyl-CoA thioesterase: MARHIYNCPLRWSDMDAFGHVNNVVFLRYLEEARIDFMFRLAPGDGSPSFAGGSVVARHEIDYVRPLVHRHEPVTVESWVTKIGAASLTISYEIKDPDQVYVRASTVVVPYDLAEERPRRISAEEKLFLQQYLAEEPAAA; this comes from the coding sequence TTGGCTCGTCACATCTACAACTGCCCGCTGCGCTGGTCGGACATGGACGCCTTCGGCCATGTGAACAACGTGGTCTTCCTCCGCTACCTGGAGGAGGCGCGCATCGACTTCATGTTCCGGCTGGCGCCGGGGGACGGTTCGCCGTCCTTCGCGGGCGGCTCCGTCGTGGCCCGGCACGAGATCGACTACGTACGGCCGCTGGTCCACCGGCACGAGCCGGTGACCGTCGAGTCGTGGGTCACGAAGATCGGCGCCGCGTCGCTGACGATCTCGTACGAGATCAAGGACCCGGACCAGGTGTACGTCCGGGCCTCGACCGTCGTCGTGCCGTACGACCTGGCCGAGGAGCGGCCCCGGCGGATCTCCGCCGAGGAGAAGCTCTTCCTCCAGCAGTACCTGGCCGAGGAGCCTGCCGCAGCATGA
- a CDS encoding ABC transporter ATP-binding protein produces the protein MTSPSADTTLAELEQRANARRDRPSYGHDALIACDRLVRIFSADGVEVQALQGLDLLVTEGELMALVGASGSGKSTLMNILAGLDVPTAGSAKVAGCDLLSMGPKERLRYRRDVVGFVWQQTARNLLPYLTAVQNVTLPMQLRGRGRMRGAERAARAESLLRILEVEDCRDRRPQQLSGGQQQRVAIAVALANNPSVLLADEPTGELDSATGAQVFAAFRRANEELGTTIVIVTHDQAVADEVRRTVAIRDGRTSSEVLRRTEVDATTGLESQVAREYAMLDRAGRLQLPADYTEALGMEHRVMLELERDHIGVWPDDQPRP, from the coding sequence ATGACGTCGCCGTCGGCCGACACCACACTCGCCGAGCTCGAACAGCGCGCCAACGCGCGCCGCGACCGACCCTCGTACGGGCACGACGCGCTGATCGCCTGCGACCGGCTGGTCCGCATCTTCTCCGCGGACGGGGTGGAGGTGCAGGCCCTGCAGGGCCTGGATCTCCTGGTCACCGAGGGCGAGTTGATGGCCCTGGTCGGCGCGTCGGGCAGCGGTAAGTCGACCCTGATGAACATCCTGGCGGGGCTCGACGTGCCGACGGCCGGGTCGGCGAAGGTCGCGGGCTGCGATCTGCTGTCGATGGGGCCGAAGGAACGGCTCCGCTACCGGCGGGACGTCGTCGGGTTCGTCTGGCAGCAGACCGCCCGCAATCTGCTCCCGTACCTCACCGCCGTCCAGAACGTCACCCTGCCGATGCAGCTGCGCGGCCGGGGCCGGATGCGGGGTGCCGAACGGGCCGCCCGCGCCGAGTCGCTGCTCCGCATCCTGGAGGTCGAGGACTGCCGCGACCGGCGCCCGCAACAGCTCTCCGGCGGCCAGCAGCAGCGGGTGGCGATCGCGGTCGCGCTCGCCAACAACCCGTCGGTGCTGCTCGCCGACGAACCGACCGGTGAGCTCGACTCGGCCACCGGCGCGCAGGTCTTCGCGGCGTTCCGCCGCGCCAACGAGGAGCTCGGCACCACGATCGTGATCGTCACGCACGACCAGGCGGTGGCCGACGAGGTCCGCCGCACGGTCGCCATCCGGGACGGCCGTACGTCCTCCGAGGTGCTGCGCCGCACCGAGGTCGACGCCACCACGGGACTGGAGTCCCAGGTGGCCCGGGAGTACGCGATGCTCGACCGCGCGGGGCGGCTGCAACTGCCCGCCGACTACACGGAGGCGCTCGGGATGGAGCACCGGGTGATGCTGGAGCTGGAGCGCGACCACATCGGGGTCTGGCCGGACGACCAGCCGCGCCCGTGA